The Petrocella atlantisensis genome has a window encoding:
- a CDS encoding polysaccharide biosynthesis protein — translation MVTRVSRQVLLLVTDIIAVNGAFLLALLLHNEGNIPKTTISTYLGAALILTIGKLLIYRFFGLYNSLWAYASVEELMKVVFAGIIANLLGTMYLISMGVRLYFGVYIIGAILEISIVGCIRFSYRFIRRIKNHYPVTKQEHSNNILIIGSGATGSLIATEIKNHAGTYGQVTGFIDDDEHKLYKTIAGVRVLGNYYDIYSVAHRFKIDEIIIAVPTATGSVMKQIIEESKRSDAKVRIMPGIREVIDGQVSLSKIRDVEIEDLLGRDMINLNVTEVASYIEDKVIMVTGGGGSIGSELCRQIARFLPSKLIILDVYENNAYDIQNELHREYGNNLNLDVIIASVRDRDNIFAIVEEHAPHVIFHAAAHKHVPLMERAPKEAIKNNVFGTKNIAEAAHEFGVERFVMVSTDKAVNPTNIMGASKRICEMIVQGLAKESKTKFTAVRFGNVLGSNGSVIPLFRKQIEQGGPVTVTHKEIVRYFMTITEAAQLVIQSGAIARGGEIFVLDMGEPVKIYDLAVDLIRLSGLKLNEDIKIKVTGLRPGEKLYEELLMDEEGLQDTKYEKIYIGQPIEINYSELKSALNELLVILKSPETETLIEMVQGIVPTYRNNIEVNSENRHKREKADRYKLAKA, via the coding sequence ATGGTAACAAGAGTTAGCAGACAAGTACTTTTACTGGTAACAGACATCATAGCTGTAAACGGTGCATTTCTATTGGCATTGTTATTACATAATGAAGGCAACATTCCGAAGACAACCATCTCAACATATCTAGGTGCAGCCTTGATCCTGACCATAGGCAAGCTTCTTATCTATCGGTTTTTTGGATTGTACAACAGCCTATGGGCTTACGCATCCGTAGAAGAATTAATGAAGGTCGTATTCGCAGGAATCATCGCCAACCTACTTGGTACTATGTACCTCATCTCCATGGGCGTTAGATTATACTTTGGTGTCTACATCATCGGAGCCATCTTAGAGATCTCCATCGTCGGTTGCATTCGTTTTAGCTATCGTTTTATCAGACGTATCAAGAACCATTACCCGGTCACAAAGCAGGAACATTCTAACAATATACTCATCATAGGAAGTGGCGCAACAGGCTCTCTAATCGCCACAGAGATCAAGAACCACGCAGGCACCTACGGTCAAGTCACCGGTTTTATTGATGACGATGAACACAAGCTCTACAAGACCATAGCCGGTGTGAGGGTACTGGGGAATTATTATGATATCTATAGTGTGGCCCATCGGTTTAAGATTGATGAGATCATCATAGCCGTACCGACTGCGACCGGATCCGTCATGAAGCAAATCATTGAAGAAAGCAAAAGAAGCGATGCCAAAGTCAGAATCATGCCGGGTATCAGAGAAGTCATTGACGGTCAAGTATCTCTAAGCAAAATCCGAGACGTTGAGATCGAAGACTTACTGGGACGGGACATGATCAACCTGAACGTAACCGAAGTGGCCAGTTATATAGAAGACAAAGTCATCATGGTCACAGGTGGTGGCGGTTCCATCGGCTCAGAACTGTGCCGCCAGATTGCCAGATTCCTACCCTCCAAGCTTATAATCCTAGATGTCTATGAGAACAATGCCTATGACATCCAGAATGAACTTCATAGAGAATACGGTAATAATCTGAACCTAGATGTAATCATCGCCTCGGTGAGAGACCGTGACAACATCTTCGCCATCGTAGAAGAACATGCACCCCATGTCATCTTCCACGCGGCAGCCCACAAGCACGTCCCTTTAATGGAGCGTGCACCCAAAGAAGCCATCAAGAACAATGTCTTCGGTACTAAGAATATAGCAGAAGCCGCTCATGAATTCGGAGTAGAACGCTTCGTCATGGTATCCACAGACAAAGCAGTGAACCCAACCAACATCATGGGTGCCAGTAAGCGTATCTGTGAGATGATTGTACAAGGTCTAGCCAAAGAGAGCAAGACCAAGTTCACCGCCGTACGATTTGGCAATGTACTAGGTAGTAACGGTTCCGTGATCCCCCTATTTAGGAAACAGATCGAACAAGGTGGACCGGTGACCGTCACCCATAAAGAGATCGTTCGATACTTCATGACCATTACCGAAGCAGCCCAACTGGTCATCCAGTCCGGCGCCATCGCAAGAGGTGGTGAGATCTTCGTCCTAGATATGGGAGAACCGGTTAAGATCTATGATCTGGCTGTTGACCTCATAAGACTCTCGGGACTGAAGTTGAACGAAGATATCAAGATCAAGGTCACAGGCTTAAGGCCTGGTGAGAAGCTCTACGAAGAACTGCTCATGGATGAAGAAGGCCTACAAGATACCAAGTACGAGAAGATTTATATCGGTCAGCCCATAGAGATCAACTACTCTGAGCTTAAGAGTGCCTTAAACGAACTCCTAGTGATACTTAAGTCACCGGAAACCGAGACCCTCATAGAGATGGTCCAAGGCATCGTACCTACTTATCGCAACAACATAGAAGTCAATAGCGAGAACAGACATAAGCGAGAAAAAGCAGACAGGTACAAGTTAGCCAAAGCATAA
- a CDS encoding glycosyltransferase family 4 protein, which yields MKIVVLSSHTSSLFWFRMDMMKDFIKHGHSVIALGPEPETNWKTKFEENEIRYKQLFVERNGINPFSDLKTYRELKKFMKEEKPDKIFAYQAKTVVYGCLAAKANGITEVYPLIAGLGSIFRGEGLKNIIIKIIMKTEYRVACNASKKVFFQNNDDKNEFISNGLIQEDKIVIINGSGVNLEKFKPESLPEKAAFLFIGRLIKDKGVMEYLEACKRIKAEYPEIKCLLVGPYDSNPSALQPEALKPYIDSHIIEYVGEQSDVRPYLIQCSTYVLPSYHEGTPKTVLEAMAIGRSIITSDAPGCRETVIDGYNGYLVPVKDINRLVERMKNLIEDQGKNKIMAEHSLKLAREKYDVKLVNKSIMETMGLI from the coding sequence ATGAAGATAGTTGTTCTCTCAAGCCATACATCATCACTTTTTTGGTTTCGTATGGATATGATGAAAGATTTTATAAAACACGGACATTCAGTTATTGCATTAGGACCAGAACCTGAGACAAACTGGAAGACTAAATTTGAGGAAAATGAGATTCGATATAAGCAACTATTTGTAGAAAGAAATGGTATAAATCCATTTAGCGATTTAAAGACATATCGAGAGCTTAAGAAGTTCATGAAAGAAGAAAAGCCGGATAAAATCTTTGCATATCAAGCTAAAACAGTTGTTTATGGATGTCTGGCAGCAAAAGCTAATGGAATTACTGAGGTCTATCCATTAATTGCTGGGTTAGGTTCGATATTTAGAGGTGAAGGACTTAAGAATATAATAATCAAGATAATAATGAAAACCGAGTATCGTGTAGCTTGTAATGCAAGTAAGAAGGTTTTTTTTCAAAATAATGATGACAAAAATGAATTTATTAGTAATGGACTCATTCAAGAAGATAAGATTGTCATTATAAATGGATCGGGAGTGAATCTTGAAAAGTTTAAACCTGAATCTTTACCAGAAAAAGCAGCCTTTCTATTTATCGGTAGACTGATTAAAGACAAAGGTGTAATGGAATATTTGGAAGCATGCAAACGAATCAAAGCTGAATATCCTGAAATAAAGTGCTTACTTGTGGGTCCATATGATAGCAATCCTTCAGCACTACAGCCTGAAGCGTTAAAACCATATATAGATAGTCATATCATAGAATACGTTGGAGAGCAGAGTGATGTTAGGCCATATTTAATACAATGTAGCACTTATGTTTTGCCCTCTTATCATGAGGGTACACCTAAAACAGTCCTTGAAGCTATGGCGATAGGACGTTCAATTATAACAAGTGATGCTCCAGGCTGTAGAGAAACAGTGATAGATGGATACAATGGGTATCTCGTGCCTGTTAAAGATATAAATAGGTTAGTTGAAAGAATGAAAAACCTTATAGAGGATCAAGGTAAAAACAAGATAATGGCTGAGCATAGTTTAAAACTTGCCAGAGAAAAGTATGACGTCAAATTAGTAAATAAATCAATAATGGAAACTATGGGTTTAATATAA
- a CDS encoding tyrosine-protein phosphatase produces MKMVDIHYHLLPDVDDGPDTTECALEMVKISYDQGVRGIVATPHLNHPVQFRGRRNKEMDNKKDMEQAFETLRAHIHEAYPDMEIYLGAELYLTRKDLDHLEHVKIRTMNTTQYILVEFSRDITHIELDHGMHELVLLGYRPILAHAEVYKCYANHMEELIKLRDQGILIQCNAGNIINPQSSPEKTRATQMLEQGLIDIIASDGHNISTRRPDMAKAYTYVTKKHGAKEANRLFCENPQTMLLGGVVPQPPSRKKTLQPKHKSLVGMTSLIALALIGFSLIVTNALNAKDESPEAFTLKSLEQQTEPASTTQIEKNHGPVLPESLESTEENLLTQQENNELEQAQYSEDLKIPTMNIENEINPEQQGYNKIVSAYEQHLTNLEAYYRTQVDQYFIRLKEAVQIQDIPTRDETVSSIQGLIGKLESQSDNEVYKSLYDMQNDLEAKQYDVAIVQQLRDRYNEVKATVSTAYQAELEAYYNKQ; encoded by the coding sequence ATGAAAATGGTTGATATACATTACCATCTCCTTCCCGACGTCGATGACGGACCGGACACCACGGAATGCGCTCTAGAGATGGTGAAAATCAGCTACGACCAAGGGGTAAGAGGCATAGTAGCAACCCCCCATCTGAACCATCCCGTTCAGTTTAGAGGCAGAAGAAACAAGGAAATGGACAATAAGAAGGATATGGAACAAGCATTTGAGACACTTCGTGCCCATATTCATGAAGCCTATCCGGATATGGAGATCTATCTAGGTGCAGAACTCTATCTAACAAGGAAAGACCTGGATCATCTGGAACACGTCAAGATCAGAACCATGAACACGACCCAGTATATCTTAGTAGAATTTTCCAGAGACATTACCCATATAGAGTTGGATCATGGTATGCATGAACTGGTCCTACTGGGCTATCGACCGATCCTAGCCCATGCAGAAGTCTACAAATGTTATGCAAATCATATGGAAGAACTCATAAAGCTACGAGACCAAGGCATCTTGATTCAATGTAACGCAGGTAATATCATAAACCCACAATCATCACCTGAAAAAACAAGGGCAACACAGATGCTGGAACAGGGTCTCATTGACATCATAGCCAGTGATGGACATAACATCAGTACCAGAAGACCGGATATGGCCAAAGCCTATACCTACGTGACTAAGAAACATGGGGCGAAGGAAGCCAATCGACTCTTTTGTGAGAACCCACAGACTATGCTGCTTGGTGGTGTTGTACCACAACCACCAAGCAGGAAGAAGACCTTGCAGCCAAAGCACAAATCTCTCGTAGGGATGACATCTCTGATTGCTCTAGCCCTTATTGGATTCAGCCTCATCGTTACCAATGCACTAAATGCCAAAGATGAATCACCGGAAGCTTTCACACTAAAAAGCCTAGAGCAACAGACAGAACCCGCCAGCACCACACAGATAGAGAAAAACCATGGCCCAGTCCTACCTGAGTCATTAGAAAGCACAGAAGAGAATCTACTGACTCAACAAGAAAATAATGAATTAGAACAGGCACAATACAGTGAAGACCTAAAGATCCCCACCATGAACATTGAAAACGAGATTAACCCTGAACAACAGGGATACAATAAGATTGTAAGTGCGTATGAACAGCATTTGACGAATCTGGAAGCTTACTATAGAACGCAAGTCGATCAGTATTTTATCAGATTAAAAGAGGCTGTGCAGATTCAAGATATCCCTACAAGGGATGAGACAGTAAGCAGTATTCAGGGCTTAATCGGTAAGCTGGAATCTCAGTCGGACAATGAAGTCTATAAGTCCTTATATGATATGCAGAACGACTTAGAAGCCAAGCAGTATGATGTTGCTATAGTTCAACAACTAAGAGATCGTTATAATGAAGTAAAAGCAACAGTCTCCACGGCATATCAAGCAGAACTGGAAGCTTATTACAATAAACAATAA
- a CDS encoding sugar transferase, whose protein sequence is MYMIIKRLIDIILSFLGLIFLSPVFLLLIIAIKLDSKGPVLFKQKRVGIHKSHFNILKFRTMRIDTPKDTPTHLLENPDQWITKVGKFLRKTSLDELPQIINIFKGEMSIIGPRPALWNQYDLIEERDKYGANDVPVGLTGWAQINGRDELEIEVKARLDGEYTKKIGMLMDQRCFFGTIFSVLRSKGIVEGGTGVKTENNKAEETVTK, encoded by the coding sequence ATGTACATGATTATTAAACGACTAATAGATATCATACTTTCATTCTTAGGACTTATCTTCTTATCTCCTGTCTTTCTATTACTTATTATAGCTATTAAGCTTGACTCTAAGGGACCGGTTCTCTTTAAACAGAAGAGAGTCGGAATCCATAAGAGTCATTTTAATATATTAAAGTTCCGCACCATGCGCATTGATACGCCCAAAGATACCCCGACACACCTTCTAGAGAATCCTGATCAGTGGATTACTAAGGTAGGTAAGTTCCTACGAAAAACGTCTCTAGACGAGCTGCCTCAGATCATCAACATCTTTAAAGGTGAGATGAGTATCATCGGTCCAAGGCCAGCGCTTTGGAATCAATATGATCTGATTGAAGAAAGAGACAAGTACGGTGCCAATGACGTACCGGTTGGCCTTACAGGCTGGGCACAGATTAATGGTAGGGATGAACTTGAGATTGAAGTGAAGGCAAGACTGGATGGGGAATATACTAAGAAGATTGGGATGTTAATGGATCAAAGATGCTTCTTTGGAACTATCTTTAGTGTTTTGAGAAGTAAGGGTATTGTTGAAGGTGGGACTGGGGTTAAGACAGAGAATAATAAGGCAGAGGAGACGGTGACGAAATGA
- a CDS encoding glycosyltransferase, with protein MSKGTILYVGGFELPDKNAAAHRVLSNGKIIRELGYKVVFIDVDKELKYGSDVRNTKHIIQEFECWSIPYPSTKVQWINYLSNIDTSIEVLNQYEDVKVIIAYNYPAIPLWRLKNYCARNSIKIVADCTEWYSTKGQSIIFKFIKGIDSLLRMRVIQKRLDGLIVISSYLKNYYHRSTNVVRVPPLIDISEEKWNTTVSEFDSDKLNLVYAGSPGKTKDKLKFFIESLYEFKEVSNFSLNIIGITKEQYIDVFKELEPKLNQLGEKIVFHGRLSHVDSLKFVMMSDFSVFFRDDTRTTKAGFPTKFVESISCGTPVITTRTSDLERYILEGENGFFIDIKDKKNVLLLLSKVFDMKKEDINRMKKKCIESNIFYFRNYNNKIRQFLHVIQSNSE; from the coding sequence ATGTCAAAAGGTACTATTCTATATGTAGGTGGTTTTGAACTACCGGATAAAAATGCTGCAGCTCATAGAGTTCTTAGTAATGGGAAAATAATCAGAGAATTAGGATATAAGGTTGTATTTATTGATGTAGATAAAGAACTTAAATATGGAAGTGATGTGCGAAATACAAAACATATTATTCAAGAATTTGAATGTTGGTCTATACCATATCCATCAACAAAAGTACAATGGATTAATTACTTAAGTAACATTGATACTTCAATTGAAGTTTTAAATCAATATGAGGATGTTAAAGTAATTATCGCCTATAACTATCCAGCAATTCCTTTATGGAGATTAAAAAACTATTGCGCTAGAAATAGTATAAAAATAGTTGCTGATTGTACTGAGTGGTATAGCACTAAGGGGCAGAGTATTATTTTTAAGTTCATAAAAGGAATTGACTCGTTACTGCGTATGAGAGTAATCCAAAAACGGCTTGACGGACTTATCGTAATAAGTAGCTACTTAAAAAATTATTATCATAGATCTACTAATGTAGTGAGAGTCCCTCCATTAATAGATATATCTGAAGAAAAGTGGAATACAACAGTATCTGAATTTGATAGTGATAAGTTAAATTTAGTTTATGCAGGGAGTCCAGGAAAAACTAAAGATAAACTTAAGTTTTTTATTGAGAGTTTATATGAGTTTAAGGAAGTTTCAAATTTTTCATTAAATATAATAGGTATAACAAAAGAACAATATATTGATGTATTCAAGGAACTTGAGCCTAAATTAAATCAACTTGGAGAAAAGATAGTTTTTCATGGTCGATTATCACATGTAGACAGTTTAAAATTTGTCATGATGTCAGATTTCAGCGTTTTTTTTAGAGATGATACACGAACGACGAAAGCAGGTTTTCCAACAAAGTTTGTTGAAAGCATTAGTTGTGGTACACCAGTTATAACAACTCGGACCAGTGACCTTGAACGATATATTCTTGAAGGAGAAAATGGTTTTTTTATTGATATAAAGGACAAGAAAAATGTATTGTTACTTTTAAGTAAAGTTTTCGATATGAAAAAAGAAGATATTAATAGGATGAAAAAAAAATGTATTGAATCAAATATTTTTTACTTTAGAAATTATAATAATAAAATCAGGCAATTTCTACATGTTATACAATCTAACTCTGAATAA
- a CDS encoding CpsD/CapB family tyrosine-protein kinase translates to MKDIIVHNHPKSSISEAYRAIRTNIEFANIDKNIRTILVTSTTPGEGKTTTLANIAATMTQNGERVLVIDCDMRKPTVHKLFGISNKKGLADMLRKEHNYTDYIQRVEDLNLDVLTAGKIPTNPSELLHSKAMKNLITALKEEYDYIFLDTPPVTPVTDATILSGYIDGVILVVASGAVDIDLTKRAVKSMTVVGANILGVVINKLKVESAKHYQTYYYYQSKEIEEEDENENG, encoded by the coding sequence ATGAAAGATATAATCGTTCATAATCACCCAAAATCATCCATATCAGAGGCCTACAGAGCCATTAGAACCAATATAGAATTTGCCAATATAGACAAGAACATACGCACCATATTGGTCACCAGCACCACACCCGGAGAAGGCAAAACAACCACACTGGCCAACATCGCCGCAACCATGACACAAAACGGTGAGCGGGTACTGGTGATAGACTGTGACATGAGAAAACCAACGGTACACAAACTCTTTGGGATCTCTAACAAAAAAGGTCTAGCAGACATGCTAAGAAAAGAACATAACTATACTGACTATATTCAACGGGTAGAAGACCTTAACCTAGATGTACTAACAGCAGGTAAGATTCCGACCAACCCTTCAGAACTGCTACACTCCAAAGCCATGAAGAATCTGATCACAGCCTTAAAAGAAGAGTATGACTATATATTCTTAGACACACCCCCTGTGACACCGGTAACAGATGCAACCATCTTGTCCGGGTATATTGACGGGGTCATCTTAGTGGTAGCATCAGGTGCAGTGGACATTGATCTAACCAAGCGGGCAGTTAAGTCCATGACAGTGGTCGGCGCCAACATCTTAGGTGTTGTCATCAACAAGCTGAAGGTAGAGAGTGCCAAACACTACCAGACCTATTATTATTACCAATCAAAAGAGATAGAGGAGGAAGATGAAAATGAAAATGGTTGA
- a CDS encoding S-layer homology domain-containing protein: MKSTNKLARQVISLLLLIPLLSQTVYAFTDLEPSKASTPYIEEFSDRGLIHGYTDGTFMPDKAITRAEFLTLINRTFGYTLETDQVQFGDINGQEWFADQLRITMAAGYIKGYPDGTFRPNQLISRQEVATVLNRILGYTPETFTPTHDTLAIWARDDIQSLLAYKIMFYKTVTLEVMYPLPVKIQSFLYLPYYIRRKH; the protein is encoded by the coding sequence ATGAAATCAACCAATAAATTAGCCAGACAAGTCATAAGTTTATTACTACTAATACCATTACTGAGTCAGACCGTATATGCTTTTACGGATCTAGAACCAAGTAAAGCTTCAACACCCTATATTGAAGAATTTTCTGATAGAGGTCTCATCCATGGTTATACTGACGGGACATTCATGCCGGACAAAGCCATAACCCGAGCAGAATTCTTAACCCTTATTAACCGTACTTTTGGCTATACATTAGAAACAGATCAAGTTCAGTTTGGTGATATTAACGGACAGGAATGGTTTGCTGACCAACTTAGAATCACCATGGCAGCCGGTTATATCAAAGGCTATCCGGACGGAACTTTTAGACCCAATCAACTTATATCCAGACAAGAAGTCGCTACAGTGCTAAACCGTATCTTAGGCTATACACCAGAAACATTTACACCGACCCATGACACCTTAGCCATTTGGGCGAGAGATGACATACAGAGCCTATTGGCTTATAAGATTATGTTTTACAAGACGGTTACTTTAGAGGTGATGTACCCATTACCCGTGAAGATACAGTCATTTCTTTACTTACCATATTACATCAGAAGGAAGCATTAG
- a CDS encoding SDR family oxidoreductase: MGYENITFEKDSVFLVTGGAGFIGSNLCEVLLDKGYLVRCLDDLSNGKQANIDLFIDNPNYTFIKGDIRNLDICMKACEGVDYVLNQAAWGSVPRSIKMPLLYEEINIRGTLNMMEASRQNEVKKFVYASSSSVYGDEPNLPKQEGREGNLLSPYALTKIVDEEYAKLYSKLYGLDTYGLRYFNVFGKRQDPNGAYAAVVPKFIKQLLNDEQPTIYGDGKQSRDFTYIENVIEANLKACKASSEVAGEAFNIAFGGREYLIDVYNSLCKALGKEIQPIFGQDRIGDIKHSNADIKKAQEMLGYNPSWSFERGIEAAIVWYKENL; encoded by the coding sequence ATGGGTTATGAAAATATAACATTTGAAAAAGATAGCGTATTTCTTGTGACAGGTGGAGCAGGATTTATTGGCTCTAACCTATGCGAGGTTTTATTAGATAAAGGTTACTTAGTGAGATGTCTTGATGATCTTTCAAATGGAAAGCAAGCCAATATTGACTTGTTTATTGATAATCCAAACTATACATTCATTAAAGGTGACATTAGAAATTTAGATATCTGCATGAAAGCGTGCGAGGGTGTTGACTATGTACTTAATCAAGCAGCTTGGGGAAGTGTACCAAGAAGTATTAAGATGCCATTATTGTATGAAGAGATAAATATAAGAGGGACACTAAACATGATGGAAGCCTCTAGACAAAACGAAGTTAAAAAGTTTGTATATGCATCCAGTTCATCCGTGTATGGAGATGAGCCGAATCTTCCTAAACAAGAAGGGAGAGAAGGGAATCTTTTATCACCTTACGCCCTTACAAAAATAGTTGATGAAGAATATGCAAAGCTTTATTCAAAACTTTACGGCTTAGATACGTATGGCTTAAGATATTTTAATGTCTTTGGTAAAAGACAGGATCCAAACGGGGCTTATGCAGCTGTAGTTCCTAAGTTTATTAAGCAACTTCTTAATGATGAACAACCTACTATATACGGAGACGGAAAGCAAAGTAGAGACTTTACATACATCGAGAATGTAATTGAAGCAAATCTCAAAGCGTGTAAGGCGTCTTCTGAAGTTGCAGGTGAAGCTTTTAACATCGCCTTTGGAGGTAGAGAATACTTAATTGATGTTTATAATTCTTTATGTAAAGCTCTTGGTAAAGAGATTCAACCAATATTTGGACAAGATAGAATAGGTGATATAAAGCATAGTAACGCTGATATTAAGAAAGCTCAGGAAATGCTTGGATATAATCCTAGTTGGAGTTTTGAAAGAGGGATTGAAGCGGCAATAGTATGGTATAAGGAGAATTTGTGA
- a CDS encoding YveK family protein, whose product MQEYEEIDLLELIKTLWKRKWIIIACVILAALMAFSYTRFAITPMYESKTTLMVNGSKSSGLSDIASSFDLGSINMSQKLVVTYSEIVQSRIVLEQVINRLELDLTYGQLLERITSVPVKNTEILQISVKHEDPEQAALIANTITDVFIKEVMRIIKADNVEIIDKAIGIYTPINVKLIMNVAIGGILGGMVGVGIIFLIILFDRTLKTAEDIEKHLGLPVLGTIVDFKNLETKHEVKS is encoded by the coding sequence ATGCAAGAATATGAAGAAATCGACCTATTAGAATTAATCAAGACCCTATGGAAAAGAAAATGGATCATCATTGCCTGCGTCATTCTAGCAGCACTCATGGCTTTTTCCTATACGCGGTTTGCCATCACACCTATGTATGAATCCAAAACCACACTTATGGTTAACGGATCTAAGAGCTCAGGCTTAAGTGACATCGCTTCTAGCTTTGATCTAGGTAGCATTAACATGAGCCAGAAGTTGGTTGTGACCTATAGTGAGATTGTTCAGTCACGTATTGTTCTGGAACAAGTCATCAACCGTTTGGAACTGGATTTGACCTATGGTCAATTACTAGAGCGCATCACCTCTGTACCGGTCAAAAACACAGAGATTCTCCAAATCTCCGTAAAGCATGAAGACCCCGAACAAGCGGCGCTAATTGCTAATACAATAACAGATGTATTTATCAAAGAAGTCATGCGTATCATCAAAGCGGATAATGTAGAGATTATTGACAAGGCCATTGGTATATACACACCCATCAACGTCAAGCTCATTATGAATGTTGCTATTGGTGGTATTTTAGGTGGCATGGTTGGTGTCGGAATTATCTTCTTGATCATCTTATTTGACCGTACCCTTAAGACAGCAGAGGATATAGAGAAGCACTTAGGCTTACCGGTCCTTGGCACCATTGTTGACTTCAAAAACTTAGAAACAAAGCATGAGGTAAAATCATGA
- a CDS encoding nucleotide sugar dehydrogenase — translation MNLYEKIKNREEKISLVGLGYVGMPIAVSFAKKVNVIGFDISKEKVELYINGIDPTKEVGNEVIKETAVEFTADELKLREAKFHIVAVPTPVNSDHTPNLKPIESASRTVGRNLTKGSIVVFESTVYPGVTEEICIPILEKESGMKCGEDFKVGYSPERINPGDKVHRLETIVKVVAGMDKESLEVIAKVYELVVDAGVHRAESIKVAEAAKVIENSQRDINIAFMNELSIIFNRMGIDTKAVLKAAGTKWNFLNFHPGLVGGHCIGVDPYYLTYKAEQLGYHSQIILSGRRINDDMGRYVVENLIKNLIKADVPVKDAKVAILGFTFKENCPDTRNTRVIDIVNELKEYGVNPMIADPEADEDEAKHEYGIVFDSVEDIKNMDAIVVAVGHDQFLKLSKEDFKKMFKEGSNESKVLTDIKGILDRKEYEVAGYKYWRL, via the coding sequence ATGAATTTATATGAAAAGATTAAAAACAGAGAAGAAAAAATCTCACTTGTAGGGCTTGGCTATGTTGGTATGCCAATAGCTGTTTCTTTTGCTAAAAAGGTTAATGTTATTGGATTTGATATCAGCAAAGAAAAAGTTGAACTTTATATAAATGGGATTGATCCAACTAAAGAAGTAGGCAATGAAGTTATAAAAGAAACAGCTGTTGAATTTACCGCTGATGAATTAAAACTTAGAGAAGCAAAGTTCCACATTGTCGCTGTACCAACACCTGTAAATTCGGATCATACACCAAACTTAAAACCTATTGAATCCGCGAGTAGAACAGTTGGAAGAAATCTCACAAAAGGTTCAATTGTTGTATTTGAGTCCACAGTTTATCCAGGTGTAACAGAAGAAATTTGTATTCCAATACTTGAAAAAGAATCAGGAATGAAATGTGGTGAAGACTTTAAGGTAGGTTATTCACCTGAAAGAATCAATCCAGGTGATAAAGTACACAGGTTAGAAACAATAGTAAAAGTTGTAGCAGGAATGGATAAAGAATCTCTTGAAGTTATAGCTAAAGTATATGAACTTGTTGTAGATGCTGGGGTACATAGAGCTGAATCAATTAAAGTAGCTGAAGCCGCTAAAGTTATTGAAAACTCTCAACGAGATATTAACATCGCATTTATGAATGAGCTTTCCATTATATTCAATAGGATGGGAATAGATACTAAGGCTGTTCTAAAAGCTGCAGGAACTAAGTGGAATTTCTTGAATTTCCATCCTGGTCTTGTGGGCGGACATTGTATAGGTGTAGATCCTTATTACCTCACATATAAGGCTGAACAGCTAGGATACCATTCACAAATTATACTTTCTGGCAGAAGAATCAATGACGATATGGGCAGATATGTGGTTGAGAATTTAATTAAAAATCTCATTAAGGCTGATGTACCAGTCAAAGATGCCAAAGTAGCAATCCTAGGATTTACATTCAAAGAAAACTGTCCTGATACAAGAAATACAAGGGTTATTGACATAGTGAATGAGTTAAAAGAATATGGAGTCAATCCTATGATTGCAGATCCCGAGGCCGATGAAGATGAAGCAAAACATGAGTATGGAATCGTCTTTGATTCGGTGGAAGATATTAAAAATATGGATGCTATTGTTGTTGCAGTTGGTCATGATCAATTCTTAAAACTCTCTAAAGAGGACTTCAAGAAAATGTTCAAAGAAGGATCTAACGAAAGTAAAGTGTTAACTGATATTAAAGGTATCTTAGATAGAAAAGAGTATGAAGTGGCAGGATATAAATACTGGAGACTATAG